DNA sequence from the Pomacea canaliculata isolate SZHN2017 linkage group LG7, ASM307304v1, whole genome shotgun sequence genome:
TCCATCCATATGTCACAAACGTGCACACGAGCATTTGCATGATcattacaattataaaataagaaacaaaaattagtgaTGACAAGTACACATTACGCGGAGTGTCCAGTCTCTGTCAGCAGACATGTTTGTCGCCCAGTGTAGAAGACAGCTGACTCTGGCATTGTTGTCCTCACGgcgaatgtcacgtgacaagaagaTGACCTTCTGACCGTACTGTCCCGTGTGTTGTAGCCGgccattataaaataaaagcagacgacCTTGTGGCTCTCCTACATGGCTTGTGCTGCACGTGCAGTTGATGTGCGAGCCTTCCATTATGACGTCAGCAGGGCAGGTCAGTGTCGGTGCCTTGGGAGAAGCTGTTACAGGTGAGGACACAAAAGAATCTCAATAACATCTTACAGAGAATCAAATTACAGTAAATTCTGCCTGGGTTTTTACCTAGATAAAAAGGTGAGCCTGATGTACTAAAAAGCTATAAGCTTTTAGTAAAGTcgccttttaaaaatattttagcaattTTAGCTTTACACTCACTGCTGACACGCACCTGAAAGACGTGTCGCTTACATCAGCAGgtatctttattttcctttccttcagTAATGATAGTGAGGAAGCGAGGGTAAATGAGTATAAATTTTTCCAGTCATTTTCGTATCACACTTGCAACTCTTAATGTAAACATGACAACACATCAGAGAATTAAAGAGGTTATGACACTTAACTCTACAGTTACAAAAATTGCAATTTATGAACTAAAGTAGAACATTAAAATACGAAATGATTCACGCTCATATTAAAACTGTAATTAAAGATAAGAGCATTTGATTATAGTCACTTTTTTGTACTCTTTGATGTTATGGACGTCAGCTTCACGAGCTCATTATGTTTAAGACAGTCTTTGCTATTCGTGCTGAGACAACTAATATAGcgatggagaaaataaaagtgcattATGGATTTGAAACGCAAATTTGAGCGCCTCTACTTTCTCAGAAATTGAAATGGGaagctttaaacattttactaCAGGACTGTTCGTATGATTAATATCACAGTTAATGCGTTGTCATCATTTGACCTCGACCACCTCTttattgcattttctttaaaactactTCCTGCACAAAGGTTTTCATAAAAATCTGTGCATGAGTTCGAATTTAAAATGAATGTAGAAAAAAAGCGAATATATTGaagttgtaaaataaattaggTTAGAAATAAGTCATGAACAGTACAATATCTTTATAAAAATCGTACATAGAATCCATTGCAGTTAAAAttagtaacacacacacacacacacacacacacacacacacaatgatgaGCAAATAAAGCATAAACAATGAGATGTGATGAATATACACACTTGCTAAGGTACACTTTAAGCTGGTATCACTAAAGTACCATGAGACACTACAGTATCATTATCGACTTTATCACAGAAGTCTAAGCTACAAGCACAGTGTATTTAAACaatacaacatcaacatcaacatcctcATCAGGCTAAGATGCTCAAGTTAACAACTCACCAGATGAAGCTGCCGGGTGGACTGCCACCAAGAGATACACCACGACACAGATCATCATCGTTTGAAACCTCTTCATCGTCAGAACTGCACTGTGAGTGACTCAACGAACCAAGCATCGACAGATAACCGCAGCAAAGTCTGTTAAGTCTAACACTCGCTTGATACAACATGGGGTCTGGTGGAGGATGTAAATGCGAGCTGGTAAGTGTCTACACTAGCAACATCCAATGACCTCACTGCACGATCAGGAAGTACTTacagtaataatattaaagggattgtaaaggcaaaataaaactgcttagaatcgtcTAAAGACtaggatccacttgaatctcgcGTCTGTTCATATGGGAAAAGTTGGTTTTATAGCGACGGCGACAGTAGCGTGCAGACAACTCCGTCTACCCACGTGAGAAACACGCTTCTTTCCCTTTGagtccacaaaaataataaagtttctACAGAGATTCTGCAATACAAGAGAGTcgattatgaaataaaaaaataaaactcctgtgaaatcaaaagaaaagaatcttCCTTTTTAAGTCACTGTCTTTGTCCGTTACGACAAATAGTCGTTGTCTGCACATTTTTCTTAACCCGTTTCTTcattctctctatatataatatatttacaagacCGATGGCGTTCATGTTACGTTTCTTTTATTATGAGCCCGGGTTAGCTTGTTGAATATCAAGCGATTTCCAGCACACCGATCATCTCATCCTCTTGCCATTTCTAGTAGGCTGCcgggtcacacacacacatgtacacacatgtgTATATCTACAGAAGTGTACCTAAATATACGTAGCATTAGCTTGAAATGGTATCGGtcaaaaaatatgataaaaagcGGATAATTAATGACAGTAAATAACGCTAATAATACTacggacgacgacgacgacgacgacgatgatgatgatgatgatgatgatgatgatgattatgatgatagcAGCAATGTAGAAAGAATACCGTTTGTATCATCCTTTCTAAATGTTATAAAAAGGCTAAGCCCACTTGCTGTATGACTAATCATCTTGTTTTttagtgaaaaaagaaaaataggaagACGATTTACATTAACTGTTTCAGGTCAGCGCTTCACTTCCCAGAGAAACACGGCGACTGCCGAGACACTACGTGTCTCCCTAAAAATGTGTGGTATTTGTACTTGAGACTTTTTGTATGCTGACttttacctttatttctttaaaagatagGTAatgtgttgtctttgttgtaaCTGTCAATAGGCGCAGTCTGCAGGGCGGGGAGATGGGCCGTGAGTGTCTGGGACTGGCTAATGCCACGGAGTGATGGGCCTGGCAGATGCCTTAAAATATCtgaagagtttttgttttttttgttttgttttgttttgttttgttttgttttgttttgttttgttttgttttgttttgttttattttgttttgttttgttttgttttgttttgttttgttttgttttgttttgttttgttttgttttgttttgtttctactGGTCTTCTGGAGTATATGGCCGAGGAAGACAACGTCTGACCCCAAGAGCAGCGTTAGATATGTCACAAGGCAAAGGTCGCTCGTGCTCAGTCATTTAGAGGACAACGTCTGTTCCCGAGTGGACATgttggttgtgttttgtttgtgtgattgtttgcACCATTTAAGAGAAGTTGTaattgttaatatatatatatacagagagcgagagagagatttaTGGAGAATTCGTCCATGGAGACAGTTGATACAGTGTAAGATGTGTTGTGCCCTACTTTACACTTCATTACTCTCAAGTTGATcaatatatgtatttttatttaaaataattaattataaacaaGACTTCAAAAGAGTAGAGTTATTTTGTGACAAAAGAACGCGAGAATGTCCAGTCGTGTAGGTGAATGCCAGAGTCCGTCACAGTATGAAAGGGAGACCAAAAACAATCTAAAGAATAAAGAAGCTTTGTATACCTCTTAACTGCAACTGGGGGAAGGAGTACACAGTACTTAAAACACAACATTGTCATATGAATTACTGGTTCTCCTGATAGCCTCCCAGTGGAGGATTACTAAGAACAAGTTTCATTAGCATCAGTGATAATGAGTCCATTGCATGCAGTCTCAAACAAAACCActaaaacacacatttttttgtttcaaatttgacttttatttacttgtagTCTGTAGTCCTGACATCATAGCAGCAGCCTGTTAATCTTATGATAAtctcttttatttacttgtagTCACTAGTCCTGACATCATTTCAGCAGACCGTTAATCTCCTGATCAGGTCTTGGCGCTTAGGAGATGGAACTGAGCACCTGGCAACATCAGAACATAAATGTAATCATATTTGTAACTACCCTCAATTATATGCTACATGTACATGTTTTCAATATGTGGATCTCCTAAATACcactatttaaatttattaagaaGTCCAATGAGTCAGGCGATAGCCtgcagttttacagaaaaaaacgcGTGACCTGCAGTTTGTAGCAACCTTCCAGAAACAATGATCACGACAATAATTCTTGAAATCATCAGGCAACACTATTGTATGTGGAGTAAACAAGTGGACATTGCAGTCTAgttctgtctttttatcttcCCTGACAGAtcttgtgcattttattttgtagcaaaCGTTCTAGCTAGCAGACTAgttctcattcacacacatgtcctgacttcttattctttttgtcatcatttctaGCTCTACCTCTTCTTCAGTCTTTATAATAAGTCTCAGTCTTTGCACTTATCTGTTTTACTGTCGTATAATGAGAATATTATTACCTGatcaacaacagttttaaactCCCCAAATACGGCTTTCCTGTTGtctggaaacaaaaatacaatttaaatgtttttatcaatGTCGTGTCTGAATTCTGaactataaaacattcaaagtaAGTCGATGAATTTGAAACGCAGTTgtctataaaacaaatattgtgtttCACGTTTAACATATAACCAACTCAGTTGTGTTTTATTGctcattattttacatgtcCGGAGAGATAGAGGAGGGATGTGACTCACTGTTAGCATCCAGGAAGGCGAAAAGGCGGCAAACGATGGATGGATCCAGAACGCCGTCAACGTTGTCGTCCATTCCATCGAAGAAGACAAAAGTACCTTCGATTAGACTTGATGGTATCTCAGGAGGGAACCCAGCAGCATATTCTTCATAGCTCACCTTTTTATCGTCTGTGACAGAGATTTGtctaaaacttatttttaagattAGAAATGCATTATTTTCTTACCTAGATATACAGCTACGATCATTGTTCCGTGTTTAAGTTGATCATTTGCAAAAGAATATACATGTGTCCAAAgacatataaattatatatatttctaaattatttatttaaacgtAATAAATATGAAGATACTTCTAGcgctcacccacacacagacacatgtgtgtttgctGACTGACCCTCAAGAAGAGTGAGATTTCTACAAACGTTTAAATGTACCGACATACAGGCAGCAACACCTCGAAATGATATTAGTGAGAGAATGTCAGAAAAAGAGGATAATGCATGACAGTGAATAACGCGAACATTCGAAAACAGTTGACAGAAACACATTGGTGAAGGCATATtctcatcatgatgatgatgacgatgatgatgattgatgattgatgatgatgatgattgatgatgatgatagcagTAAAGAAATAATACCGTCTGTATCATCCTTCCTAAACTTTGTGAAAAGTTCACTCTGGTGGATGATTCCATCCATGTTCCTGTCCAGAAAATCGAACACTGCTCGGATCTGTTTTGTGCTGTAGCTGAAaggaatgaaaatatattttcactaGTTTTAATTATGAAATTTTAGTTAAAATTTTATATGAAGTGTCAGCCTTCCTGCTAATGCTATTCATCGCTTAAGATgctagtgtatatatatatatgtatgggGTGGGTGTTTCTGTGCGTGTAGGTACatatgtttttgaatatttgtgtataaatattagtgtgagagaaaagaaaaagagattgaTTTCCAAACTCTTCCTAAAAGCGGCTAGTCAAGTTTTTagttaatttatatttttttcagagctTTTCATATTCACCATTAATATGTTACTACAATTGAATAAAATGTGAAAGTGTTGATTTTTACCCCGATGAATCGATGGCGAACGCAGAAGCCAGAAGACCAAAAAGGAGGACGATCTTCATTATGTAAAACTATGGTTAATCTGAAAAGTCACAAATCGAAACCACAGAAATTTGTAAAGTAAGACTCACATGT
Encoded proteins:
- the LOC112568855 gene encoding uncharacterized protein LOC112568855, with translation MKIVLLFGLLASAFAIDSSGYSTKQIRAVFDFLDRNMDGIIHQSELFTKFRKDDTDDDKKVSYEEYAAGFPPEIPSSLIEGTFVFFDGMDDNVDGVLDPSIVCRLFAFLDANNNRKAVFGEFKTVVDQVLSSIS